The Toxoplasma gondii ME49 chromosome XII, whole genome shotgun sequence genome includes a region encoding these proteins:
- a CDS encoding Gpi16 subunit, GPI transamidase component protein (encoded by transcript TGME49_308000~Signal peptide predicted by SignalP 2.0 HMM (probability 0.920) with cleavage site probability 0.871 at residue 51~Predicted trans-membrane domain (TMHMM2.0):31-54:736-759): MAAAPAAPEVGSPQVSVSFSAGRCMRLFSAKSTYLSFVALFVFVALLPALGAPTDPRSEEDAFDSFTESVYLQALKRPGLFVAHFDFRLKTLIPLSAEERGSTSHQHYDIFPKEIGKLLTLHLQQTSSPSSPSSPSSPSSPSSPPLLFFDASLTQGRWPEAIWGAAPVSVRPPGAVLRAALSSSPVYDSQRTWSLLTHALGGIICSGFSMLKNEEMAYTFSPASFSHDLEGRQDAEQPWTLRVATSPVEVACTENLNSLQKLLPCRGEAGLLSLLHPLAFASSPFKSLRFLAFSETETESANSYPLLRAELRAQLTVVLPVPQDGEAPFTLPDLFHHSGQPGVASPLGRPCVASSSRILLRLRKLLPPGGELPAEGGESEQDKRPDRDAKRSQRKGEAGKEEIESRGGTERARLAAASKAVASTGASKFTFYSVDASSDLVVFDAFPVREERNKTRENILPAKEVLLPLPDAEGLSGRLDVERQQTGRGTASSKLERMEGSWLMVFRNRGAFGHRSVRYFDNFPPFLFPLFHTARVSWKPLPRKPLSPLSQEAGGAEAGGATLCHRAFSPVSKQLQLTGAEAARALNLRLLASSSSFAPTFVSLAFSLPPRCQIEFSVGVEKRHWAAGRFSFSPDKGSDVPGAIVLDMPASSFFWPPPRAVLEAPLSCSVDSACAALPLVASPRENARESEKQETARNEEPLSLDLAAEGLYARGQRDSWNWQITEGMIVHLPLPDFSMPFNVIALSGTVLTLFYGSVFRITTMEW, from the exons ATGGCTGCTGCGCCCGCGGCCCCCGAGGTGGGGTCCCCACaggtctctgtttcgttttccgctggccgctgcatgcgtctctttTCCGCGAAGTCCACTTATCTCTcgttcgtcgctctctttgtcttcgtcgCGCTGCTCCCCGCTCTGGGCGCGCCGACAGACCCTCGATCGGAGGAGGACGCCTTCGACAGCTTCACCGAGAGTGTCTACCTCCAGGCGCTGAAGAGGCCgggcctcttcgtcgcccaCTTTGACTTCCGCCTGAAAACTCTAATTC CTCTCTCTGCGGAGGAGCGGGGGTCTACAAGTCACCAGCACTATGACATCTTTCCAAAAGAGATTGGGAAGTTGCTAACGCTGCATCTACAGCAaacctcttctccctcttctccttcttctccctcttctccttcttctccatcttctccgcctcttctcttcttcgatgcTTCTCTTACGCAAGGCCGGTGGCCAGAAGCTATCTGGGGCgccgcgcctgtctccgtcagGCCTCCCGGGGCGGTGTTGAGAGCTGCGCTTTCCTCTAGTCCTGTCTACGACTCTCAGAG AACCTGGTCGCTGTTGACGCATGCGTTGGGGGGGATCATCTGCTCGGGATTTTCCATGttgaagaacgaggagatgGCGTACACCTTTTCTCCGGCCTCGTTTTCGCATGATCTCGAAGGCAGGCAAGACGCAGAGCAACCATGGACGCTGCGCGTCGCCACTTCGCCCGTAGAGGTCGCATGCACCGAAAACCTAAATTCGCTGCAGAAACTTCTGCCGTGCCGCGGCGAG GCAGGCCTGCTATCTCTGCTGCATCCGCTGGCATTTGCGTCTTCCCCCTTCAAGAGTCTGAggtttctcgccttctccgagACTGAAACGGAGTCTGCGAACTCGTACCCTCTCCTCCGCGCCGAACTTCGGGCACAACTCACCGTCGTTCTCCCAGTTCCCCAAGATGGAGAAG cGCCTTTCACGCTTCCAGACTTGTTCCACCACAGCGGGCAGCCTGGTGTCGCTTCACCGCTGGGCCGCCCCTGcgtcgcttcgtcttctcgcatACTGCTGCGGCTCCGGAAGCTTCTCCCTCCCGGAGGCGAGCTTCcagcagagggaggagaaagcgaacaaGACAAACGTCCGGACcgagacgcgaagaggagtcagaggaaaggcgaagcaggaaaagaagaaatcgagaGTCGAGGCGGTACAGAGCGCGCGAGACTTGCCGCCGCAAGCAAAGCAGTGGCCTCAACCGGTGCATCGAAGTTCACCTTTTACAG cGTGGATGCTTCCTCCGACTTGGTTGTTTTCGACGCTTTCCCcgtgagagaggaaagaaataaaacgagagaaaacattCTTCCAGCGAAAGAAgtcttgcttcctctccccgaCGCCGAAGGCCTCTCGGGGCGCCTGGACGTCGAGCGCCAGCAAACAGGTCGTGGCACTGCGAGTTCCAAGCTCGAGCGAATGGAAG GTTCGTGGCTTATGGTGTTCCGAAATCGCGGTGCGTTCGGCCACCGTTCGGTGCGCTACTTTGACAACTTTCCCccctttctgtttcctctcttccacACCGCGCGCGTTTCCTGGAAACCTCTTCCACGGAAGCCGCTTTCTCCGCTTTCGCAGGAAGCCGGAGGCGCCGAGGCTGGCGGGGCGACCCTCTGCCATCGG gccttttctcctgtttcgaAGCAGCTGCAGTTGACTGgtgcagaggcggcgcgtGCGTTGAATTTGCGGctgctcgcgtcttcttcttccttcgcccccaccttcgtttctctcgccttctcgctgccGCCGCGGTGTCAAATCGAGTTCAGCGTTGGCGTCGAGAAACGCCACTGGGCGGCAggtcgcttctccttctccccggACAAAGGCTCCGACGTTCCCGGTGCAATTGTCCTCGACATG CCAGCGTCCAGTTTCTTCTGGCCGCCTCCGCGCGCGGTGTTGGAGGCGCCGCTGTCCTGCAGCGTGgattctgcatgcgcggcgttGCCTCTGGTGGCGAGTccaagagagaacgcgagagagagcgaaaaacaggaaacggCGCGAAATGAAGAGCCGCTCTCCCTGGACCTCGCTGCCGAGGGTCTCTATGCGCGCGGTCAGAGGGACTCTTGGAACTGGCAAATCACCGAAGGCATGATCGTTCACCTGCCTCTTCCGGATTTCA GTATGCCATTTAACGTCATAGCGCTGTCGGGAACTGTCCTGACGTTGTTTTACGGCTCTGTCTTTCGGATCACCACGATGGAGtggtga
- a CDS encoding hypothetical protein (encoded by transcript TGME49_308030), with protein sequence MSALRWHSRPPASLTPISVSSSARFPPRSFSRFPPASRSPPAVSSPRLLSPPSTFSRSCSLCRKSLRPNALALPSRPSSTPFSSSVSSVSLLSPVSPFSPSSFPRAPSPSFSLFSVSPSSPFSSSCPASPVFYSHLSYSLCHFCASVSPRASRREAGGSADGGTLVSLDRGSACCRSSPASTQEAQGEGARRGSLCLSAPRFSDSPALQASDTNALFDFAWSPASPEIPGDAFLEFTTESVQALTNAARREGEDRRNDDADSLREGRARRRAYGGEAGEATPFCDRESRRKRPRELSPPVKVFALSSTFKDKHKRTSQESTLSSSANSADSFLFPPIEDSQIFSLTAASLSAQELLYVLGRASLVLREEGRKGTCLQGTCSSERRTQEASSCKAGDSQRPLPACSRPSPPLSPSSSSSSSSTSSSSSSSSFPPLSSSPPLCSSSQSSDEELEAGAEGYKVRRDDELSRLSFVSAAAQSCPRRVSDGGQEFDFSGEAEEAETVFTQPHPESTRESRRVHLALWTQLLGRLTSLLPSLKPREFSRAVQTLGYARPLLLQLAEECQHAPSEDSHGANNSAVSTQGETDPDKNEVVSSLSPPSSLSPSSSLSPSSSSVSESKEARSFAVERRGKETENASQIFFAVDAALVVQLRRQVGLRAHAFHGECLSRIFYGMVKGQMENDAQFIDFLTSEVLERLEKKLRPWQLQRIFQAAFHSAQVSRHFKSVLGSHLVSQLAFLPGPSLAEFLPKCAELGITKKVENVVKINVISGKRIRAWNDSTLLIALGYPLVMYDIISPGNAIALFRRLRELAVDISYPAFDVALEGDQDGMYRRAVRRVNASLIPLKLMEARLRIFRRNIYQTLSPALAAWLRTIREAPLKLTSFLPPVDQAHVNAPLLAGLADLMAHLPSGVACLHPHLQGPFLLEAASPATQTFLEWDRPWLFYPTFKQFESRVYTEMKRRCLSEEGWKLISVSVEEFLSRPLSDRHRWLLAQLKRHLLGDAEAARFGTQEWQEG encoded by the exons ATGTCTGCGCTTCGCTGGCACTCCCGTCCTCCCGCATCTCTCACGCctatctctgtctcgtcctctgctcgatttcctcctcgttctttttctcgttttcccccCGCCAGTCGCTCGcctcccgctgtctcctctccgcgtctcctttctcctccgtccACCTTCAGTCGGTCTTGCTCTCTTTGCCGCAAATCGCTGCGGCCCAACGCTTTAGCTCTTCCCTCTAGACCCTCAAGCACAcccttctcgtcgtctgtctcttctgtctctctactctctcctgtctctcccttttctccttcctcttttcctcgtgctccgtcgccttcgttttcgcttttttctgtctctccctcgtctcccttctcttcttcctgtcctgCATCTCCAGTGTTCTACTCTCATTTGTCGTATTCCCTCTGCCATTtctgcgcctctgtctctccacgcgcCTCCCGACGTGAGGCAGGGGGGTCGGCAGACGGAGGAACTCTCGTCTCGCTGGACAGAGGCTCTGCCTGTTGCCGCTCATCCCCTGCGAGCACCCAAGAGGCTCAGGGGGAAGGCGCGAGACGCGGGAGTCTCTGCCTGTCTGCGCCTCGTTTCTCCGACTCGCCCGCTCTGCAGGCGTCAGACACGAACGCACTCTTCGACTTCGCATGGTCGCCTGCCTCGCCGGAGATCCCTGGCGACGCCTTCCTCGAGTTTACTACGGAGAGCGTCCAAGCGCTGACAAACGCCGCGCGAAGGGAGGGTGAAGACCGAAGGAACGACGACGCCGACAGTCTTCGTGAGgggcgcgcgagaagaagagcgtatggcggcgaagcaggagaagcgacgccGTTCTGCGACCGAGAGAGTCGCCGAAAACGACCTCGCGAGCTCTCTCCACCAGTCAAAGTCTTTGCTCTGAGCTCAACTTTCAAAGACAAGCACAAACGAACCTCACAGGAAtccactctctcttcttcagcgaaTTCTGCGGattctttcctgtttcctccgATTGAGGACTCTCAAATTTTTTCGCTGACAGCCGCCTCGCTGAGCGCACAGGAGCTCCTCTACGTTCTGGGCCGAGCTAGCCTGGtgctgcgagaagaagggagaaagggaactTGCCTGCAAGGCACCTGCAGCTCTGAACGAAGAACCCAGGAGGCTTCTTCTTGCAAAGCAGGTGATTCACAAAGACCGCTGcccgcatgcagtcgaccttctcctccactctctccttcctcgtcttcctcgtcttcttctacttcttcttcctcgtcatcttcttcttttcctcccctctcttcttctcctcccctctgctCGTCTTCGCAGTCGTCTGATGAGGAGCTCGAGGCAGGCGCAGAAGGCTACAAGgtgaggagagacgacgagctgtctcgtctgtcttTTGTTTCTGCTGCTGCACAGAGTTGCCCTCGTCGAGTGTCTGATGGAGGGCAGGAGTTTGACTTTTCtggagaggcggaggaggcagagacggtCTTCACCCAACCGCATCCGGAGTCGACTAGGGAGTCTCGACGAGTTCACCTCGCTCTCTGGACGCAACTCCTCGGGCGCTTGACGTCGCTGCTCCCTTCACTGAAGCCTCGAGAGTTCTCGCGAGCTGTCCAGACACTCGGCTACGCTCGTCCCCTGCTCCTGCAGCTCGCTGAGGAGTGCCAGCACGCGCCGTCTGAAGACTCGCATGGCGCGAATAACTCCGCAGTCTCAACGCAGGGGGAAACGGACCCCGACAAGAATGAAgtcgtctcttcgctttctcctccgtcttctctgtctccctcgtcttctctgtctccgtcgtcttcgagTGTGAGCGAGAGCAAAGAAGCGCGTTCCTTCGCTGTTGAgcgaagagggaaagagacggaaaacGCATCCCAGATCTTTTTTGCCGTGGATGCGGCCCTCGTCGTTCAactgaggagacaggtggGTCTGCGGGCGCATGCGTTCCACGGCGAGTGTCTCTCGAGGATTTTCTACGGCATGGTCAAGGGACAAATGGAGAACGACGCTCAGTTCATCGATTTTCTCACTTCGGAAG TCTTGGAGcgtctggagaagaaactccgTCCGTGGCAGCTGCAGCGGATCTTCCAGGCGGCCTTCCACTCCGCGCAGGTGTCTAGACACTTCAAGTCTGTCCTCGGTTCGCATCTCGTCTCGCaactcgcctttctcccggGACCG agcttGGCGGAGTTCTTGCCCAAGTGTGCGGAGCTAGGGATAacgaagaaggtggagaatGTGGTGAAGATCAATGTGATTTCCGGCAAAAG GATTCGCGCCTGGAATGATTCGACTCTGCTGATTGCGCTCGGCTATCCGCTGGTGATGTACGACATCATTTCTCCTGGAAACGCG AtcgctctctttcgccgTCTGCGCGAACTTGCAGTAGACATATCTTATCCTGCCTTCGACGTCGCACTCGAAGGCGACCAG GATGGGATGTATCGCCGGGCTGTTCGGCGCGTGAACGCATCTCTCATTCCTCTCAAGCTCATGGAGGCTCGGCTGCGCATCTTCAGACGGAAT ATTTATCAAACGTTGTCTCCGGCTCTCGCGGCGTGGCTCCGAACCATCAGAGAAGCGCCTCTGAAG TTGACTTCGTTTCTGCCGCCTGTCGACCAGGCTCACGTGAACGCGCCGCTGCTCGCGGGGCTCGCGGATTTGATGGCGCATTTGCCTTCCGGTGTCGCATGTCTTCACCCTCACTTGCAAGGACCTTTTCTGCTCGAGGCAGCTTCGCCGGCCACACAAACGTTCCTTGAGTGGGACCGCCCCTGGCTGTTCTATCCGACCTTCaag CAATTTGAAAGTCGAGTGTATACCGAGATGAAGAGGCGCTGTTTGTCTGAAGAAGGGTGGAAGTtgatttctgtctctgttgaaGAATTTCTTTCACGACCGCTTTCCGACAGACATCG GTGGCTGCTGGCGCAGCTCAAGCGGCACCTTCTCGGCGACGCCGAAGCGGCGCGATTTGGAACTCAAGAATGGCAAGAGGGATAG
- the SRS57 gene encoding SAG-related sequence SRS57 (encoded by transcript TGME49_308020~Gene product name based on ToxoDB Community Expert Annotation.~Signal peptide predicted by SignalP 2.0 HMM (probability 0.976) with cleavage site probability 0.437 at residue 38~Predicted trans-membrane domain (TMHMM2.0):20-40) produces MQLWRRRAAGPASLGRQSLPLGCFFAAFGLCVLSAILGTGERGLFVAAGNSRRKITYFGTLTQKAPNWYRCSSTRAKEEVVGHVTLNKEHPDMTIECVDDGLGGEFLPLEGARSSYPRVCHIDAKDQDDCERNRGFLTDYIPGAKQYWYKIEKVEQNGEQSVLYKFTVPWILLPPAKQRYKVGCRYPNHEYCFVEVTVEPTPPMVEGKRVTCGYSESGPVNLEVDLSKNANFIEIRCGEQHHPQPSTYTLQYCSGDSVDPQKCSPQSLTNIFYDYSSSWWKGKLNGPDGATLTIPPGGFPEEDKSFLVGCSLTVDGPPFCNVKVRVAGNPRKWERGGGGHPGSGGLQPGTDGETQAGTGSSAGASSRMASVALAFLLGLLVHVAA; encoded by the coding sequence ATGCAGCTGTGGCGGCGCAGAGCAGCAGGTCCCGCGAGCCTGGGGAGGCAGTCTTTGCCGCTCGGGTGTTTTTTCGCGGCTTTTggtttgtgtgtgttgtcTGCGATCTTGGGAACCGGAGAGCGCGGACTGTTCGTCGCCGCAGggaactcgagaagaaagataaCCTATTTTGGCACGCTCACTCAGAAGGCTCCGAACTGGTACCGCTGCTCCTCAACGAGGGCGAAAGAAGAGGTCGTAGGACATGTGACGCTGAACAAAGAGCACCCTGATATGACAATTGAATGCGTCGACGACGGCTTGGGCGGAGAGTTTTTGCCGCTCGAAGGCGCGAGGTCGTCGTACCCACGAGTATGTCACATTGATGCCAAGGACCAGGACGACTGCGAGCGCAACAGGGGCTTTCTGACCGACTACATACCGGGCGCGAAGCAGTACTGGTACAAGATAGAAAAGGTGGAGCAGAACGGCGAGCAATCCGTTCTGTACAAATTCACTGTTCCTTGGATCCTCCTTCCGCCCGCCAAGCAGCGATACAAGGTTGGATGCCGATACCCGAACCACGAGTACTGCTTTGTTGAGGTCACCGTCGAACCCACGCCGCCAATGGTCGAAGGCAAGAGAGTGACCTGCGGGTACTCCGAGTCCGGCCCCGTGAATCTCGAGGTGGACTTGTCAAAGAACGCGAACTTTATCGAGATTCGGTGCGGCGAACAGCACCACCCGCAGCCGTCGACCTACACGCTGCAGTACTGCTCAGGTGACTCGGTGGACCCGCAGAAGTGTTCCCCGCAGTCCCTGACGAACATTTTTTATGACTACAGCTCTTCGTGGTGGAAGGGGAAACTGAACGGGCCTGACGGGGCAACTCTCACCATTCCACCCGGCGGGTTCCCCGAAGAAGACAAATCTTTTCTTGTCGGGTGTTCACTCACTGTGGACGGGCCGCCCTTCTGCAACGTCAAAGTGAGAGTTGCTGGGAACCCCAGAAAGTGGGAGAGGGGCGGAGGCGGCCATCCAGGAAGCGGAGGATTGCAGCCAGGAACTGACGGGGAAACTCAAGCTGGAACAGGAAGTTCAGCCGGCGCGAGTTCGCGAATGGCTTCCGTTGCCCTGGCGTtccttctcggtctccttGTGCATGTGGCTGCCTAA
- a CDS encoding hypothetical protein (encoded by transcript TGME49_308010), with protein MTATLPLPKNWAARGGLGAAERGFPPSLPSSQLCAVSSNLPSRLSSPAGSPPPSSCPSPAAWSSVQRHVSPSLARRTVSLASSQLPSSSPRPSAPSISLRPARSSSFSLPPLPGAGLPRQQLEAAAPHEGHPEREKRRDSKGTRSENSKGTPRDSGALQHLQREDRRERGACLVSASAFREAERQLETGEVHQKAKAAKVVLEVETRERSQLQRSSEVLQEKRARRRGDGQVSAFSSSDGLPLNEEVKLQFLKLTEGYASSHTRLVPKTSEVNALAPGKATKALEPSPFASPFSARLEDDDKSTGVPSPTLSERLFSVSSEKDDARHSLSSLLSQDGQDPNHGSPSSAGLSSFSHPSSSSSSSLASSPHRWNASVPHASWRLFEAPSLCDPPFPVDPAAREEASSPSMERVVSSPRSLSPSELSRHESAAWRRGERVSHGASSLACASATASGASASHLAAPANFVGLARTGQTLQARLLLNLQKKREDEEEEMFQLTERHAREAAALRQQVAALKKALKEQQSQEESRLSFLQERERQLASALQEKERALERERQRREEKETLEAQLRETEQRLGEKDWAAKLEKRNLEATWRKKLMEERQAFKSEVEKLLQAKRELETSRRRLSSHVKSLTHFGWAPSVSEKMKDKEEKRKKKETGNVEKQTAEQPPSSARAEDSSQTLGSGELKQTSTFEEFEKRSVSSSSLRREPGEENAEQESQKQEEETGLKDGEENAKRPFSSEATAMWAKPPSHKEGGEREDQRGAANAREGESELTHFSFASVEGKNPFRLGAQLGESIVSPACASGRVSLAKATEDCLAHSSESWQGQLPSPEQGGPAESKHRSRENIAETEGGKAERKQLAEEGAALEGRGRAMNCNFVESVACDRTLSEGDARGVAGQVKLRPAMSLADEVFLAELAAQKGVAEEAEKNSEEELAGQGGESAKEKWGENSCGKTSSGEDSQEKSEEVSGSRASALEAESESFSPFVSASVCKCSDEGCVATETDLPERKDKRASPGGGLLEEVLTEGTTCVPTGNEEKEGLLESAFPLTVAVSVFQEGRDPFVDLEARDSERENSETVEEAPSDVEKVEAGAGADPAASSLSCPHRIRSLMAFARLPFAWLCPRRRRAKEDADVGGARSSGHAPQVTLQPDADALGLREEEEIDETTCLVPCRTETVALKHLADWV; from the coding sequence ATGACGGCTACACTGCCGCTGCCGAAGAACTGGGCGGCGCGGGGGGGCTTAGGCGCGGCGGAGCGCGGATTTCCGCCGTCGCTGCCATCGTCGCAACTGTGCGCCGTTTCGTCCAatcttccctctcgcctttcgtcGCCTGCCGGTtctccgccgccttcctcttgcCCCTCGCCTGCAGCTTGGTCCTCAGTCCAACGCCATGTCTcgccctctctcgctcgccgcacggtctccctcgcttcctctcagcttccctcgtcttcccctcGGCCTTCTGCACCTTCCATCTCTTTGCGGCCTGCGCGgtcctcctccttttctctgccgccgcTCCCAGGCGCCGGCCTTCCGAGGCAGCAGCTGGAGGCTGCAGCCCCACACGAAGGCCATCCCGAGCGCGAAAAGAGGCGAGACTCGAAGGGGACTAGGTCTGAGAACTCGAAGGGGACGCCTCGAGACAGTGGCGCCCTGCAACAccttcagagagaagacaggcgagagcgaggcgccTGCCTCGTCTCCGCGAGTGCCTTTCGCGAAGCCGAGAGGCAACTTGAAACCGGAGAAGTTCaccagaaggcgaaggcggcgaaggTTGTGCTTGAAGTAGAGACCCGCGAGAGAAGCCAACTGCAAAGGTCTTCCGAGGTACTtcaggagaagagggcgagacgaaggggagacggacaagtctccgccttctcgtcgAGCGACGGCCTTCCACTCAACGAAGAAGTGAAGCTGCAGTTTCTCAAACTCACAGAAGGCTACGCGAGTTCACACACGCGTTTGGTGCCGAAGACATCCGAGGTTAACGCACTCGCTCCCGGCAAGGCAACGAAGGCCCTCGAGCCTTCGCCGTTTGCGTCTCCATTCTCCGCGCGCCTCGAGGACGATGACAAGTCCACAGGCGTCCCCTCGCCGACATTGAGTGAGCGACTGTTTTCCGTGTCTTcggagaaggacgacgcgAGACACTCGCtctccagtctcctctcccaAGACGGGCAAGACCCAAATCACGGGTCGCCGTCATCTGccggtctctcttctttttcgcacccgtcttcttcctcgtcttcttctctggcgtcttctccgcaCCGCTGGAACGCGTCGGTCCCTCACGCTTCGTGGCGTCTTTTTGAGGCGCCTTCTTTGTGTGATCCGCCGTTCCCCGTCGACCCAGCAGCGCGGGAGGaggcgtcgtcgccttcgatGGAGCGCGTCGTTTCTTCACCtcgttccctgtctccctcggAGCTCTCTCGTCACGAGTCTGCGGCGTGGAGGCGCGGAGAGAGGGTCTCACACGGTGCCTCTTCGCTGGCATGCGCGTCCGCGACTGCTTCCGGCGCCTCGGCGAGTCACTTGGCGGCACCGGCGAACTTTGTGGGGCTTGCGCGGACAGGGCAGACTCTGCaggcgcggctgctgctgaatttgcagaagaagcgcgaagacgaagaagaagagatgttTCAGTTGACGGAGCGTCACGCGCGGGAAGCCGCTGCTCTCCGGCAGCAGGTCGCTgcgctgaagaaggcgctgAAAGAGCAGCAGAGCCAAGAGGAGTCGCGCCTGTCCTTCCTccaagagagggagagacagctggcGAGTGCCCTccaggagaaggaacgcgcactcgagcgcgagagacagcggagggaggagaaggagacactcgaggCACAACTCCGTGAGACGGAGCAGCGGCTCGGCGAGAAGGACTGGGCCGCCAAGCTCGAGAAACGAAATCTGGAGGCCacctggagaaagaagctcATGGAGGAGCGCCAAGCGTTCAAGAGCGAGGTCGAAAAGCTGTTACAGGCGAAGCGCGAACTCGAGACCTCAAGGAGACGCCTCTCCAGTCACGTCAAGTCTCTCACACACTTCGGATGGGCTCCGTCGGTGTCGGAAAAGatgaaagacaaagaagagaaacgaaagaagaaggagacggggaatgtggagaagcagacagcggAGCAGCCGCCTTCGAGTGCGAGAGCTGAGGACTCCTCGCAGACCCTTGGATCTGGAGAGCTGAAGCAGACGTCCACCTTCGAGGAATTCGAAAAACGGAGCGtcagctcttcttcgctgcggcGAGAgcctggagaggagaacgcggaGCAAGAGTCGCAGAagcaagaggaggagacaggcttgaaagacggcgaagaaaacgcgaaacggCCTTTTTCTTCCGAGGCCACTGCGATGTGGGCGAAGCCTCCCTCGCACaaggaaggcggagagagggaagatcAGCGAGGCGcggcgaacgcgagagaaggtgaaAGCGAACTGACACACTTCAGTTTCGCGTCCGTCGAAGGCAAGAATCCGTTTCGTCTTGGCGCGCAGTTGGGAGAGTCGATCGtgtcgcctgcatgcgcaagcgGGCGTGTATCGCTCGCGAAAGCAACTGAAGACTGCCTTGCGCATTCGTCTGAAAGCTGGCAGGGACAACTCCCGAGTCCCGAGCAGGGAGGTCCTGCAGAGTCCAAACACCGCAGCCGAGAGAATatcgcagagacagagggggggaaggcggagaggaagcagcttGCAGAAGAGGGAGCCGCTCTCGAGGGGAGAGGTCGAGCCATGAACTGCAACTTCGTTGAGTCGGTGGCTTGCGACAGAACCTTGAGCGAGGGAGATGCCCGCGGCGTCGCAGGCCAGGTCAAGCTGAGACCAGCGATGTCTCTCGCAGATGAAGTCTTTCTCGCGGAGTTGGCGGCGCAGAAGGGTGTGGCtgaggaagccgagaagaactCCGAAGAGGAACTTGCAGGgcaaggaggagagagcgccAAAGAGAAATGGGGAGAGAACTCCTGTGGGAAGACCTCCTCTGGAGAGGACAgccaagagaagagcgaagaggtcTCAGGGTCCAGAGCGAGCGCCCTCGAAGCGGAAAGCGAATCGTTTTCGCCgtttgtgtctgcgtctgtctgcaAGTGCTCAGACGAAGGGTGTGTGGCGACTGAGACGGACCTCCctgagaggaaagacaagcGAGCCTCGCCGGGCGGCGGACTCCTCGAGGAGGTTCTGACGGAAGGCACGACGTGTGTGCCGACGGgcaacgaggaaaaagaaggccTTCTGGagtccgcgtttcctctgacagtggctgtctctgtttttcaagAGGGGAGAGATCCTTTCGTCGACCTCGAggcgcgagacagcgagagagagaactcggaGACGGTTGAAGAGGCGCCGAGCGACGTcgagaaagtggaagcaGGTGCTGGTGCAGACCCAGCCGCGTCGTCGCTTTCTTGTCCCCATCGCATTCGATCCCTCATGGCTTTCGCGAGGCTACCGTTCGCCTGGCTCTGcccgcgaagaaggcgagcgaaggaagacgcagacgtcGGCGGGGCGCGCTCCAGCGGACATGCTCCCCAGGTGACCTTGCAGCCAGACGCGGACGCACTTGGtctccgagaagaagaagaaatcgacgAAACCACGTGTCTCGTTCCCTGTCGGACGGAAACGGTTGCTCTCAAGCATCTTGCAGACTGGGTGTAG